The Anabaena sp. WA102 genome contains a region encoding:
- a CDS encoding class I SAM-dependent methyltransferase family protein has translation MPKDWLEWHDLYNSEAKLQQRLEIVQEYISYSLDNSPTGAIRIVSACAGDGRDLLGTLANHPRAKDVYARLVEINPELVERGRATIESLGLTKQIEFINGDATAAANYVGAVPADIVIVCGIFGNLADENELNRLLGNLSFLSKKGAFVLWTRGHSNGIAYSVTVRKYLRNFGFEEVNFKFTATGDMGVGIHRYLGENLPTPKEEKLFVFSGVPNKAR, from the coding sequence ATGCCAAAAGATTGGTTAGAATGGCACGATCTTTACAATAGCGAAGCAAAATTGCAGCAACGGCTAGAAATCGTGCAGGAATATATTTCCTATAGTTTGGATAACTCCCCAACAGGGGCTATTCGTATAGTTAGTGCTTGTGCTGGTGATGGACGAGATTTATTAGGAACATTAGCAAATCACCCTCGTGCTAAAGATGTATATGCAAGATTAGTAGAAATCAATCCTGAGTTAGTTGAACGTGGCCGCGCAACTATAGAATCATTGGGTTTAACAAAGCAAATTGAGTTTATCAATGGTGATGCAACTGCTGCTGCTAACTATGTAGGAGCAGTACCCGCAGATATTGTGATTGTTTGTGGAATTTTTGGAAATTTAGCTGATGAAAATGAACTCAATCGGTTATTAGGAAACTTGAGTTTTCTGAGTAAAAAAGGTGCTTTTGTTCTCTGGACTCGTGGACATTCTAACGGTATTGCTTATTCAGTAACCGTGCGTAAATACTTGCGTAATTTTGGATTTGAGGAAGTTAACTTTAAATTCACAGCAACAGGAGATATGGGAGTAGGGATTCATCGTTATTTAGGTGAAAATTTACCTACACCCAAAGAAGAAAAACTA
- a CDS encoding threo-3-hydroxy-L-aspartate ammonia-lyase — protein MLLSDSVTITDIQAAQKRLLGIAHQTPVITSNTFNKLTKSQVFFKCENFQRTGAFKFRGAYNALVQLSVKQKIKGVITYSSGNHGQAIALAGKLLNIPTIVVMPDDAPIVKQTATRGYGAEVILYNRDTTNREELTKNLAAERQLTLIPPYDHRHIIAGQGTTALELIQEVGQLDYLLVCCGGGGLISGCAIATKAVLPNCKIIGVEPELADDATRSFYTKTLQTVHNPHTIADGVRTPSLGKITFPLVLRYVDDMVTVSDAAIIRTMFLIWERLKIVVEPTGVIAATALLEGVVKAPGARIGVIISGGNVDLLQVSQLKQLDHLLHY, from the coding sequence ATGTTATTATCTGATTCTGTTACTATTACTGATATACAAGCAGCGCAAAAAAGGCTTTTAGGCATTGCTCATCAAACACCAGTAATTACTTCTAATACTTTCAATAAACTGACTAAAAGCCAAGTATTTTTTAAATGCGAAAACTTTCAACGGACAGGAGCATTTAAGTTTCGTGGTGCTTATAATGCCTTAGTCCAATTATCAGTAAAGCAGAAAATAAAAGGGGTGATTACCTATTCTTCAGGAAATCATGGACAAGCGATCGCTCTTGCTGGCAAATTACTTAACATTCCCACAATTGTAGTTATGCCTGATGATGCACCGATAGTCAAACAAACTGCAACTCGCGGTTATGGTGCTGAAGTCATTTTGTATAACCGTGACACAACTAACCGGGAAGAATTAACCAAAAATCTCGCAGCAGAACGCCAATTAACTTTAATTCCCCCCTATGATCATCGTCATATAATTGCTGGACAAGGTACAACTGCATTAGAACTAATTCAGGAAGTGGGACAACTAGATTACTTATTAGTATGTTGTGGTGGTGGTGGATTAATTTCTGGTTGTGCAATTGCGACAAAAGCAGTTTTACCTAATTGTAAAATAATCGGTGTAGAACCGGAATTAGCCGATGATGCTACTCGTTCCTTTTATACCAAAACCCTGCAAACTGTCCATAATCCCCATACCATTGCTGATGGTGTCCGAACTCCCAGCTTGGGTAAAATCACCTTTCCCCTAGTCTTGCGATACGTAGATGATATGGTGACAGTATCGGATGCAGCCATCATTCGCACCATGTTCTTGATTTGGGAACGCTTAAAAATCGTTGTTGAACCTACCGGAGTTATAGCCGCAACAGCATTATTAGAAGGTGTAGTTAAAGCACCGGGCGCGAGAATTGGCGTAATTATCAGTGGTGGAAATGTAGATTTATTGCAAGTTAGTCAATTGAAACAACTTGATCATCTTTTGCATTACTAG
- a CDS encoding NADP(H)-dependent aldo-keto reductase → MKYNQLGASDLKVSEICLGTMTYGHQNSIEEAHEQLDYAVSQGINFLDTAEMYPVPPRGETQGKTEAYIGEWLKKQQRDKLIVATKIAGPGRPFSWLRGGNNKVDRDNITQAVNDSLQRLQTDYVDLYQIHWPDRYVPTFGQTSYNPESERESVPIAEQLQAFADVIKAGKIRYLGLSNETPWGVSEFVRIANDLGLPKVVTTQNAYNLLNRNFESGLAEVSRYTGVGLLAYSPLGFGFLTGKYIENQQLENTRITLFSGFGQRYLKPNVQEAVKAYVEIAKKYNLSPAQLAIAFVKSRWFVKSTIIGATTLAQLQENIDSVNVVLDQEIFAELDAIHTRYPNPAP, encoded by the coding sequence ATGAAATACAACCAACTTGGTGCAAGCGACCTTAAGGTTTCAGAAATTTGCTTGGGAACTATGACCTATGGACATCAAAATAGTATTGAAGAAGCACATGAGCAACTTGATTATGCTGTTTCTCAAGGAATAAATTTCTTAGATACTGCGGAAATGTATCCCGTCCCTCCTCGTGGTGAAACCCAAGGGAAAACTGAGGCTTATATTGGTGAATGGTTGAAGAAACAACAACGAGATAAATTAATTGTAGCTACTAAGATTGCTGGTCCGGGTCGTCCTTTTTCTTGGTTGAGGGGTGGAAATAATAAAGTTGACCGTGATAATATTACACAGGCAGTAAATGATAGTTTGCAGAGATTACAAACTGATTATGTAGATTTGTATCAAATTCATTGGCCTGATCGTTATGTTCCGACATTTGGACAAACAAGTTATAATCCAGAATCAGAAAGGGAATCTGTGCCTATTGCGGAACAGTTACAGGCTTTTGCTGATGTGATTAAAGCTGGGAAGATTCGCTATTTGGGTTTAAGTAATGAAACGCCTTGGGGGGTGAGCGAGTTTGTTCGCATTGCTAATGATTTGGGATTACCTAAAGTTGTGACAACTCAAAATGCTTACAATTTATTAAATCGTAATTTTGAATCAGGTTTAGCTGAAGTTTCTCGTTATACAGGTGTGGGTTTGCTGGCCTATAGTCCGCTGGGTTTTGGGTTTTTGACTGGTAAGTATATCGAAAACCAACAATTAGAAAATACGAGAATAACTCTATTTTCAGGTTTTGGACAACGGTATTTAAAACCCAATGTCCAAGAAGCGGTTAAGGCTTATGTGGAGATTGCTAAAAAGTATAATCTCTCACCTGCTCAATTAGCGATCGCATTTGTTAAAAGTCGCTGGTTTGTGAAAAGCACAATTATTGGCGCAACAACTTTGGCACAATTGCAGGAAAATATAGATAGTGTCAATGTGGTTTTAGATCAAGAGATTTTCGCGGAATTGGATGCAATTCATACTCGTTATCCTAATCCAGCACCTTAA
- a CDS encoding iron uptake porin: protein MKKTAWNLLLTLPMSVFLLVLAASTKTSANEIGGEHETTNKETLSSVSINTPDFNNITQIIAQKEPSSSSDESQVTSVSQLSDVQPTDWAYEALKSLIERYNCLVGSDTKYRGNRALTRYEFAAGLNSCLDQVNKLIAASTSDLALKADLETIQRLTEEFNTELTVLRGRLQTIEARTTELEGNQFSTTTKLQGEVQFVVGGVLAGNNVVTKQPAPSTITFSQRTRLILSSSFTGKDQLRLTLSGGNINSLGGVPNPRGTGTGLSTNNPTGGIFGTFDSRTADNASPSFGANQISVGGIRYRFPVGKKTQFNIFAQSDGANEIGLSGPTNPFEGSASNGISRFSRRNMVYNYGDTGPGIAILHDLSKQWQLGASYSAPNGDNPAPNNGLLTGRYVAFGQVTYFSPKKNFRLGLSYANTYSPAGVLGQGGTNFGPAAGSNLANSTISTNPANAARGIVDKGTVGNLYGLGALYKLNPRLAINSFVGYSAHRYLGQGDGQVWNWGVGLTSPDLGKKGSLGAIFVGVAPTLTTLSKNVDLGAGKGQADKDTSLHVEGWYQYKLTNNIEVTPGFIWVTAPNSDTTNPASIVGWLRTTFRF, encoded by the coding sequence ATGAAAAAAACTGCTTGGAATTTATTGCTTACTTTGCCCATGTCTGTATTCCTATTAGTCTTAGCAGCTAGTACAAAAACTTCTGCTAACGAAATAGGAGGAGAACATGAAACAACAAATAAAGAGACTTTATCATCAGTCAGCATCAATACTCCTGACTTTAACAACATTACTCAAATAATTGCCCAAAAAGAACCTTCCTCTTCATCTGATGAATCACAAGTTACATCTGTATCCCAGCTTTCAGATGTCCAACCCACTGACTGGGCGTATGAGGCCTTAAAATCTCTTATAGAACGTTATAACTGCTTAGTGGGTTCTGATACTAAATATCGTGGTAATCGAGCTTTGACTCGCTATGAATTTGCCGCAGGGTTAAATTCTTGTTTAGATCAAGTCAACAAACTTATTGCTGCATCTACATCTGATTTGGCTCTAAAAGCAGATTTGGAAACCATACAGCGACTAACTGAAGAATTTAATACCGAACTTACTGTATTACGCGGAAGATTACAGACAATAGAAGCACGAACCACAGAATTAGAAGGTAATCAATTTTCAACAACAACTAAGCTACAAGGTGAAGTGCAGTTTGTAGTTGGTGGAGTTTTAGCCGGGAATAACGTCGTTACCAAACAACCCGCACCCAGCACCATTACATTTTCCCAGCGGACTCGCTTAATATTAAGTAGTAGTTTTACTGGTAAAGATCAACTACGATTAACACTTTCCGGTGGAAATATTAACTCATTAGGTGGAGTACCTAATCCTAGAGGAACTGGAACAGGACTTAGCACAAATAATCCCACTGGCGGAATATTTGGTACATTTGACAGTAGAACTGCCGATAATGCCAGTCCTAGTTTTGGCGCAAATCAGATTTCTGTTGGTGGTATCCGTTATCGGTTTCCAGTTGGTAAAAAGACCCAATTTAACATTTTTGCCCAATCTGATGGAGCAAACGAGATTGGTTTAAGTGGTCCAACAAACCCATTTGAAGGGTCAGCTTCTAACGGGATTTCTCGATTTTCCCGGCGGAATATGGTCTATAACTATGGAGATACAGGCCCTGGAATTGCCATACTTCACGACCTAAGTAAACAGTGGCAATTAGGGGCATCATACAGTGCGCCTAATGGTGATAATCCCGCACCTAATAATGGCTTACTTACAGGTAGATATGTAGCATTTGGACAGGTAACATACTTTAGCCCCAAAAAGAATTTCCGGCTAGGTTTAAGTTATGCTAACACCTATAGTCCAGCGGGTGTTTTAGGTCAAGGGGGAACAAACTTTGGTCCTGCGGCTGGAAGTAACCTAGCAAACAGCACTATTTCAACTAACCCAGCCAACGCAGCTAGGGGCATTGTTGATAAAGGAACAGTAGGAAATCTTTATGGACTTGGGGCATTATATAAACTTAATCCCCGACTAGCAATCAATAGTTTTGTTGGTTATTCAGCCCATCGTTATTTGGGACAAGGAGATGGTCAAGTCTGGAACTGGGGAGTAGGACTAACATCTCCCGATTTAGGAAAAAAAGGTAGCTTAGGGGCTATTTTTGTGGGTGTAGCACCAACACTAACTACACTTAGTAAAAATGTAGATTTGGGAGCAGGTAAGGGTCAAGCCGACAAAGATACCTCTCTGCACGTTGAGGGATGGTATCAATATAAACTTACTAACAATATTGAAGTTACACCTGGATTTATTTGGGTAACAGCGCCAAATTCAGATACTACTAATCCTGCTAGTATAGTGGGTTGGCTACGTACCACCTTCAGATTTTAA
- a CDS encoding NADPH-dependent oxidoreductase produces the protein MTNPTELLNHRYGHNNFNPDIPWSDTLATLLSHRSIRAYLPDALPPGTLEVLIAAAQSASTSSNLQTWSVVAVEDVNRKEELSKLTNNQAHIRQSPLFLVWLADLARPTYIAENRGLPHEGLDYLEMFLMAAIDAALAAQNAVVAAESIGLGTVYIGALRNKPEEVAQILNLPPHVVAVFGLCVGYADPVVNVAIKPRLSQSVVLHRETYQLAQQEQGISEYNQIMANFYNSQHMNIPGDWSEHSSKRVASAESLSGRHRLKEILNNLGFKLQ, from the coding sequence ATGACTAACCCAACTGAATTACTTAATCATCGCTATGGTCATAATAACTTCAATCCAGATATTCCCTGGAGTGACACCTTAGCAACTCTGTTATCCCATCGTTCAATTCGTGCTTATTTACCTGATGCCTTACCCCCAGGAACTTTAGAAGTTTTAATTGCTGCTGCTCAATCTGCTTCTACTTCTTCCAATCTCCAAACCTGGAGTGTAGTAGCAGTTGAAGATGTAAATCGCAAAGAAGAATTATCAAAACTAACTAATAATCAAGCACATATTCGTCAAAGTCCTTTATTTTTAGTGTGGTTAGCCGATTTAGCAAGACCAACATACATCGCCGAAAATCGCGGACTACCTCATGAAGGTTTAGATTATTTGGAAATGTTTTTGATGGCGGCCATAGATGCCGCATTAGCAGCACAAAATGCGGTAGTCGCAGCAGAATCTATCGGGTTGGGAACTGTGTATATCGGTGCATTACGAAATAAACCAGAAGAGGTAGCGCAGATATTGAATTTACCTCCTCATGTAGTTGCTGTGTTTGGTTTGTGTGTAGGCTATGCTGATCCAGTTGTGAATGTGGCAATTAAACCACGTTTATCTCAATCTGTAGTCTTACATCGAGAAACATATCAACTTGCCCAACAAGAACAAGGAATATCAGAATATAACCAAATCATGGCAAACTTTTATAATTCACAACATATGAATATTCCTGGTGATTGGTCGGAACATTCTAGTAAAAGGGTAGCATCGGCTGAATCTTTATCTGGTCGGCATAGATTAAAGGAAATTCTAAATAATTTGGGTTTTAAATTACAATAA
- a CDS encoding ATP-binding cassette domain-containing protein has translation MTNQVKGMQLNLEGLRKSFGNKTVLQGIDLEIQPGEFVAIVGRSGCGKSTMLRLVAGLDAPSGGDVLLNGKYSDKPINPAIRMMFQDARLLPWQRVLANVELGLIGTNSKVYAKQTALQVLREVGLEDRAHEWPSVLSGGQRQRVALARALASKPSLLLLDEPLGALDALTRIEMQQLLERLWQEQGFTSLLITHDVEEAVVLADRVILIENGQISLNAKIDLPRPRARGDAKFAKLVERILDRVMGKQESSQTELISGSSFTN, from the coding sequence ATGACTAATCAAGTAAAAGGAATGCAATTAAATCTTGAAGGACTAAGAAAGTCCTTTGGAAATAAAACTGTTTTACAAGGAATTGATTTAGAAATTCAACCAGGAGAATTTGTGGCTATTGTTGGTCGCAGTGGCTGCGGTAAAAGTACAATGTTGCGTCTAGTTGCTGGGTTAGATGCTCCCAGTGGCGGTGATGTTTTGTTAAATGGCAAATATTCTGATAAACCCATTAATCCCGCTATCCGCATGATGTTTCAAGACGCTCGTTTGTTACCTTGGCAACGAGTATTGGCAAATGTAGAGTTAGGTTTAATAGGTACTAATTCCAAAGTTTATGCCAAGCAAACGGCTTTACAAGTGCTGCGTGAAGTAGGATTAGAAGACCGCGCTCATGAATGGCCTTCCGTCCTTTCCGGTGGACAAAGACAACGGGTAGCTTTAGCCAGAGCCTTGGCCAGTAAACCTTCTTTATTACTACTAGATGAACCATTGGGAGCGTTGGATGCTTTAACTAGAATTGAAATGCAGCAATTATTAGAACGTTTGTGGCAAGAACAAGGATTTACATCACTATTAATTACCCATGATGTGGAAGAAGCTGTGGTATTAGCAGACAGAGTAATTTTGATTGAAAATGGTCAAATTAGTCTGAATGCGAAAATTGATCTGCCCCGTCCACGGGCTAGAGGAGATGCAAAGTTTGCGAAGCTCGTAGAGAGAATTTTAGATAGAGTTATGGGTAAACAAGAATCATCACAAACAGAATTGATATCTGGATCTTCATTTACTAACTAG
- a CDS encoding TauD/TfdA dioxygenase family protein: MPTLTLTNFQITPLNAPLGAVINELDASKSVAPEAILQLKQALRDYHILIFKNQHLNDEQFLNFSFNFGSLFVPPDDVPVLASQPGVTPVIIPVSNVDGGYTGTGELAFHSDHKWTPYPSSGSLLYALEVPSEGGDTSWLNLNLAYETLDESTKQRIADLRLITYNPFLNKPGEPRQKYRENKNIPLISPVFPHPLVRTHPESGKKILYLDYTTEVEVVGLEPQEGKELIEQLRNHLHQPQFYYQHQWSVGDIVYWDNQSTLHYRQAFDPNQRRVLKRISLAGSRPF; encoded by the coding sequence ATGCCGACACTTACTTTAACTAATTTCCAAATTACTCCTCTTAATGCACCATTAGGAGCAGTTATTAATGAACTAGATGCTAGTAAATCTGTTGCACCTGAAGCAATTTTACAATTAAAACAAGCACTTAGAGATTATCATATTCTCATCTTCAAAAATCAACATCTTAATGATGAGCAGTTTTTGAACTTTAGTTTTAATTTTGGTTCATTATTTGTCCCACCAGATGATGTTCCAGTTCTCGCTTCTCAACCAGGAGTAACACCAGTTATAATTCCCGTTTCCAATGTTGATGGTGGCTACACAGGTACAGGTGAATTAGCATTTCATTCTGATCATAAATGGACACCCTATCCTTCCAGTGGTTCTCTACTTTATGCTTTAGAAGTACCATCTGAGGGTGGAGATACTTCTTGGTTAAATCTCAATTTGGCTTATGAAACTTTGGATGAATCAACCAAACAACGAATTGCAGATTTACGGTTGATTACTTATAATCCATTTTTAAATAAGCCGGGAGAACCTCGGCAAAAATATCGTGAGAATAAGAATATTCCTCTCATTAGTCCTGTCTTTCCCCACCCATTGGTGAGAACACATCCAGAAAGTGGTAAGAAGATTTTGTATTTAGATTACACCACAGAAGTTGAAGTTGTCGGTTTAGAACCCCAAGAAGGAAAAGAATTAATTGAACAGTTGAGAAATCATCTGCATCAACCTCAATTTTATTATCAACATCAATGGTCTGTAGGCGATATTGTCTATTGGGATAATCAATCTACATTGCATTATCGCCAAGCTTTTGATCCTAATCAACGTCGAGTTTTAAAACGGATTAGTTTAGCGGGTAGTCGCCCATTTTAG
- a CDS encoding sulfonate ABC transporter substrate-binding protein: MNFNLPRRTVLQKIIQYSALALVFLSVPIASNIVEAQNTTNKAGIKTKVVRLAYQTSGDIVKIKGVVDKRLEPLGIKVEWSPFPAGPQLMEAMNANKVDIGSVGETPPIFAQAAGAQLAYIAGRKPSSGEGSAIVVQKDSPIKTVKDLKGKKVVFQKGSASHYLLLRALAEAGLKYSDIQAVSLTPAEARDAFIQKKIDAWVAWDPFVAFVQKNANARVLRNASRIATQGGFYMARRSFAVENPEVVRIVLEEVDKLGEWAESNPDEVVKILAPELKLDPALLSVVVRRRTFRIRPINSSLVAEQQRIADLFYKEGVIPKQISIKESVLSSQQYATITPQRISKK; this comes from the coding sequence ATGAACTTTAACTTACCACGACGCACAGTTTTACAGAAAATTATTCAATATTCAGCATTAGCTTTGGTTTTCCTTTCTGTTCCCATTGCTAGTAATATAGTCGAAGCCCAAAATACAACTAATAAAGCAGGAATTAAGACAAAAGTAGTCCGACTTGCTTATCAAACATCTGGTGATATTGTGAAAATCAAAGGAGTGGTAGATAAGCGTCTTGAACCTTTAGGTATCAAGGTAGAATGGTCTCCGTTTCCTGCTGGACCACAACTAATGGAAGCCATGAATGCAAACAAAGTTGATATTGGTTCTGTGGGAGAAACTCCACCGATTTTTGCTCAAGCTGCTGGCGCTCAATTAGCTTATATTGCTGGACGTAAACCTAGTAGTGGAGAAGGTAGTGCTATTGTTGTTCAAAAAGATTCTCCTATTAAGACAGTTAAGGATCTTAAAGGTAAGAAAGTTGTTTTTCAAAAAGGATCAGCATCACATTATTTACTCCTAAGAGCATTAGCTGAAGCTGGTTTGAAATATAGCGATATCCAAGCAGTTAGTTTAACTCCAGCAGAAGCCCGTGATGCTTTTATTCAAAAGAAAATTGATGCTTGGGTTGCTTGGGACCCATTTGTTGCATTCGTCCAAAAAAATGCTAATGCTCGTGTTTTAAGAAATGCTTCTAGAATTGCCACTCAAGGCGGATTTTACATGGCTAGACGGAGTTTTGCTGTGGAAAATCCAGAAGTTGTGCGGATAGTTTTAGAGGAGGTAGATAAATTAGGAGAATGGGCAGAATCTAATCCTGATGAAGTTGTAAAAATTCTTGCACCTGAACTAAAACTTGATCCTGCACTTTTATCTGTGGTAGTTCGGAGACGGACATTCCGTATCCGCCCAATTAACTCATCTCTTGTTGCTGAACAACAACGCATTGCAGATTTGTTTTATAAAGAAGGTGTTATTCCTAAACAAATTTCCATTAAAGAGTCGGTTTTAAGTTCTCAACAATATGCAACTATTACACCCCAAAGAATTAGTAAGAAATAA
- the ssuC gene encoding aliphatic sulfonate ABC transporter permease SsuC, which yields MKVSSPATDFSSKYGTKKNKFQFKFIKNRYFQSFIPWLVPITIIVVWQFLSSIGVIPTRILPAPLAVVTAAIKLTQSGELPKNIGISSLRAVSGFLLGGSIGFSLGLLNGISPIAEKLLDTSMQMLRNIPNLALIPLVILWFGIGDEARLFLVSLGVMFPIYLNTFHGIRSVDHGLIEMGKIYGLNTWGLFWRIILPGAMSSILVGVRFSLGIMWLTLIVAETIAADSGIGYMATNAREFMQTDVVVLSIVIYALFGKLADIIAKALENYWLQWNPSYLKG from the coding sequence ATGAAAGTTTCTTCTCCTGCTACTGATTTTTCCTCAAAGTATGGAACTAAAAAAAATAAGTTCCAGTTTAAGTTTATCAAAAATCGTTATTTTCAATCGTTTATCCCTTGGCTTGTGCCAATTACAATAATTGTAGTGTGGCAGTTTTTGTCTTCTATTGGTGTCATTCCCACCAGAATATTACCCGCACCTTTAGCAGTTGTTACTGCTGCTATTAAATTAACTCAAAGCGGTGAACTTCCCAAAAATATTGGTATTAGCTCTCTAAGAGCAGTATCTGGATTTTTACTTGGAGGCAGTATTGGATTTAGTTTAGGTTTACTTAATGGTATTTCTCCTATTGCAGAAAAGTTACTAGATACATCTATGCAAATGCTGCGGAATATTCCCAACTTAGCATTAATTCCATTAGTAATTTTATGGTTTGGAATTGGTGATGAGGCAAGATTATTTCTAGTATCTTTAGGTGTCATGTTTCCTATTTATTTAAACACTTTTCATGGTATTCGTAGTGTTGATCACGGATTGATTGAAATGGGTAAGATTTACGGTTTAAATACTTGGGGTTTATTCTGGCGAATTATTCTCCCAGGGGCAATGTCTTCAATTTTAGTTGGTGTGCGGTTTTCTTTAGGGATTATGTGGTTAACGCTCATTGTTGCAGAAACTATTGCTGCCGATTCCGGTATTGGCTACATGGCTACTAATGCTAGAGAATTTATGCAAACTGATGTTGTAGTTTTAAGTATTGTAATCTATGCCTTGTTCGGTAAACTGGCTGATATAATTGCTAAAGCTTTGGAAAACTACTGGTTGCAATGGAATCCCAGTTATTTAAAGGGTTAA
- the ssuD gene encoding FMNH2-dependent alkanesulfonate monooxygenase, whose product MQVLWFIPTHGDGRYLGTAIGGRSVNFDYWRQIAQAVDQLGFTGALLPTGRSCEDAWILASTLVTHTKKMRFLVAIRPGLMSPGVAARMAATFDRISGGRLLINVVTGGDPVELAGDGLHLSHDDRYQLTDEFLTVWREIAGGEISNFEGDYLNIKEGKILFPNVQKPHPPLWFGGSSPIAQVIAAKHVDVYLTWGEPPQQVAEKIASMRRLAQAQGRTLSFGIRLHVIVRETESQAWDAANDLIRYVDEDAIAKTQQAYSRMDSEGQKRMKELHNGSREALEISPNLWAGIGLVRGGAGTALVGDPDTVARRMQEYADVGIDTFIFSGYPHLEEAYRVAELLFPRLPLDNLPTVEPQLLSPFGEIVANREFPQQLKEQLRETTVATVD is encoded by the coding sequence ATGCAAGTTCTTTGGTTTATTCCCACACATGGTGATGGACGCTATCTAGGAACTGCTATAGGTGGTCGTTCAGTTAATTTTGATTATTGGCGACAAATTGCCCAAGCGGTTGATCAATTAGGGTTTACAGGGGCTTTATTACCTACCGGTCGTTCTTGTGAAGATGCCTGGATTTTGGCTTCAACTTTGGTAACGCACACTAAAAAAATGCGGTTTTTAGTAGCAATCCGTCCGGGGTTGATGTCACCAGGAGTAGCGGCAAGAATGGCAGCAACTTTTGATAGAATTTCTGGTGGACGACTATTAATTAATGTCGTGACTGGTGGTGATCCTGTTGAATTAGCTGGTGATGGTTTGCATCTTAGTCATGATGATCGCTATCAATTAACTGATGAATTTTTAACAGTTTGGCGAGAAATTGCTGGCGGTGAAATTTCTAATTTTGAAGGTGACTATCTCAATATTAAAGAAGGGAAAATCCTATTTCCTAATGTTCAAAAACCTCATCCCCCTTTGTGGTTTGGTGGTTCTTCTCCCATTGCTCAAGTAATTGCTGCCAAGCACGTTGATGTTTATTTAACTTGGGGTGAACCACCTCAACAAGTAGCAGAAAAAATTGCCTCCATGAGACGTTTAGCTCAAGCACAAGGGAGAACATTAAGCTTTGGGATTCGTCTTCATGTCATTGTCAGAGAAACTGAAAGTCAAGCTTGGGATGCTGCTAATGATTTGATTCGTTATGTAGATGAAGATGCGATCGCTAAAACCCAACAAGCTTATTCTCGCATGGATTCTGAAGGACAAAAACGCATGAAGGAATTACATAATGGCAGTCGAGAAGCATTAGAAATTAGCCCTAATTTATGGGCAGGAATTGGTTTAGTTCGGGGTGGTGCGGGAACTGCATTAGTAGGTGATCCTGATACTGTTGCTAGAAGAATGCAGGAATATGCAGACGTAGGAATTGATACTTTTATCTTTTCTGGTTATCCCCATTTAGAGGAAGCTTATCGAGTAGCAGAATTGCTTTTCCCTCGTTTACCTTTGGATAATTTACCAACAGTAGAACCACAATTATTAAGTCCTTTTGGTGAAATTGTTGCTAACCGAGAATTTCCCCAACAGCTTAAAGAACAACTTAGAGAAACAACAGTAGCAACTGTAGATTAG
- the ssuE gene encoding NADPH-dependent FMN reductase, whose amino-acid sequence MAYILAIAGSPSHPSRTYGILEYATQILSEQGLETNIISVRDLPAEDLVYGRYNSPALEKPKALLEQASGVIIATPIYKAAYTGLLKSFLDLLPEKALNGKVLLPLATGGTIAHLLSIEYALKPVLGELGARHILSTVYAVDKQIQIQADGSLQLDEEIDQRLKEVLTEFIQAVNKSQPDIKELAYSN is encoded by the coding sequence ATGGCTTATATTTTAGCGATCGCGGGTAGTCCTTCTCATCCTTCTAGAACCTACGGAATTTTGGAATATGCAACTCAAATTCTTTCTGAACAAGGCTTAGAAACAAATATTATTTCTGTGCGAGATTTACCTGCTGAGGATTTAGTTTATGGACGTTATAACAGTCCAGCTTTAGAAAAACCAAAAGCATTATTAGAACAAGCAAGTGGTGTAATTATTGCCACCCCAATTTATAAAGCTGCTTATACAGGGTTACTCAAATCTTTTTTAGATTTATTACCTGAAAAAGCTTTGAATGGTAAGGTTTTATTACCGTTAGCTACTGGTGGTACAATCGCTCATTTATTATCAATAGAATATGCTTTGAAACCAGTTTTAGGTGAATTAGGTGCAAGGCATATTTTAAGTACAGTTTACGCAGTAGATAAGCAAATTCAAATTCAAGCTGATGGTAGTTTGCAATTGGATGAAGAAATTGATCAACGTCTCAAAGAAGTTTTAACCGAATTTATCCAAGCTGTTAATAAATCCCAACCTGATATCAAGGAATTAGCATATAGTAACTAA